Proteins from a single region of Streptomyces sp. TN58:
- a CDS encoding ATP-binding protein, translating into MTAPSGHARTLVRVFTQRFTATRRGARLARQLALVELDAWGFPESTALSADAGLLVAELAANAVRHGRVPGRDFELKLTLLEDVLRVEVSDARGDRRPAVQPHAYGAESGYGLRIVDAVAGDWGVSDRLVGKTVWAELTRRRCPPAGLV; encoded by the coding sequence ATGACCGCACCTTCCGGCCACGCCCGGACCCTCGTACGCGTGTTCACTCAGCGTTTCACCGCCACCCGTCGCGGGGCCCGGCTCGCCCGGCAGCTGGCCCTCGTCGAGCTCGACGCGTGGGGCTTCCCCGAATCCACCGCCCTGTCCGCGGACGCCGGGCTGCTCGTGGCCGAGCTCGCCGCCAACGCCGTCCGGCACGGACGCGTCCCGGGTCGGGACTTCGAGCTGAAGCTGACGCTGCTGGAGGACGTCCTGCGCGTCGAGGTCTCCGACGCCCGCGGCGACCGCCGCCCGGCCGTGCAGCCGCACGCGTACGGGGCGGAGTCCGGCTACGGCCTGCGCATCGTGGACGCCGTCGCAGGCGACTGGGGCGTCTCGGACCGCCTCGTCGGCAAGACGGTCTGGGCGGAGCTGACCCGTCGGCGATGCCCCCCTGCGGGGCTCGTGTAG
- a CDS encoding helix-turn-helix domain-containing protein produces MVSADDSGDGEVEPDDNLRCFGETVKASRKRAGLTQEQLAPLIGYSVQYVGSVEQGRRHPSQKFVNKTEAVLDTFGVIDIAAKQLTRRRGLATWFRRWAELEEVAVTLNTYECRSVPGLLQPESYARALIDNVPPLATPEEAEARVAVRLERQKLLHRTPYALFSFVIEQALIERRTGGPQVTRELIDRLLEWGELPNVDIQVMPLVQPVHAGTDGPFRLLETDEHEWLGYSEGQKTGQVITDPKAISVLHQRYAKLRIQALNPADSTGLLMRMRGSL; encoded by the coding sequence ATGGTGAGTGCCGACGACAGCGGTGACGGCGAGGTCGAGCCGGACGACAACCTGCGCTGCTTCGGCGAGACGGTCAAGGCCTCCCGCAAACGCGCCGGCCTGACCCAGGAGCAACTGGCTCCGCTGATCGGTTACTCGGTCCAGTACGTCGGCTCGGTGGAGCAGGGCCGCCGCCACCCGTCGCAGAAGTTCGTGAACAAGACGGAAGCGGTCCTGGACACCTTCGGCGTCATCGACATCGCCGCGAAGCAGCTGACGCGGCGGCGCGGCCTGGCGACGTGGTTCCGGCGGTGGGCGGAGCTGGAGGAGGTGGCCGTCACCCTCAATACGTACGAGTGCCGGTCCGTACCGGGCCTGCTCCAACCGGAGTCCTACGCCCGCGCCCTCATCGACAACGTCCCGCCGCTGGCCACCCCCGAGGAGGCGGAGGCCCGTGTCGCGGTCCGCCTGGAGCGGCAGAAGCTGCTGCACCGCACCCCGTACGCGCTCTTCAGCTTCGTCATCGAGCAGGCGCTGATCGAGCGGCGCACGGGCGGGCCGCAGGTCACGCGGGAGCTGATCGACCGCCTCCTGGAGTGGGGGGAGCTCCCCAACGTCGACATCCAGGTCATGCCGCTCGTCCAGCCGGTGCACGCGGGCACCGACGGCCCCTTCCGACTCCTGGAAACCGATGAACACGAGTGGCTGGGCTACAGCGAGGGACAGAAGACGGGCCAGGTCATCACCGACCCGAAAGCCATCAGCGTGCTCCACCAGCGGTATGCCAAACTTCGCATCCAGGCCCTCAATCCTGCTGACAGCACGGGCCTGTTGATGCGAATGCGAGGTTCCCTGTGA
- a CDS encoding DUF397 domain-containing protein, producing MNSSDLRWFKSSYSGSQGDSCVEVALSWHKSTYSGSEGDDCVEVAACPGAVHVRDSKVTAGPELAVTPGVWTAFLGGVTATR from the coding sequence GTGAACAGCTCCGACTTGCGGTGGTTCAAGAGCAGCTACAGCGGGAGCCAGGGCGACAGCTGCGTCGAGGTCGCCCTCTCCTGGCACAAGTCCACGTACAGCGGAAGCGAGGGCGACGACTGCGTCGAGGTCGCCGCCTGCCCCGGTGCCGTGCACGTCCGGGACTCCAAGGTGACGGCCGGCCCCGAACTGGCCGTCACCCCGGGTGTCTGGACCGCGTTCCTGGGCGGCGTCACCGCCACCCGCTGA